In Alistipes sp. ZOR0009, one genomic interval encodes:
- a CDS encoding 30S ribosomal protein S16, whose product MPVKIRLARHGKKDYAFYHIVVADSRAPRDGRFIERVGSYNPNTNPATIELKFEKALSWLQKGAQPTDTVRSILSKNGVLLKKHLLEGVKKGAFSAEVAEEKFNAWVSEKGNKDAAELNKLTQSKNEAKRARLAEEAKQKEAKAAKIAEKLAAANAAAAEAEAPEATEEAAESTEA is encoded by the coding sequence ATGCCTGTAAAAATTCGTTTGGCACGTCATGGTAAGAAAGATTATGCTTTCTATCACATTGTCGTTGCAGATAGCAGGGCGCCACGTGATGGTAGATTTATCGAAAGGGTTGGTTCTTACAATCCTAACACTAATCCTGCTACTATCGAGCTAAAGTTTGAAAAAGCTCTTAGCTGGTTACAAAAAGGCGCCCAACCTACTGACACTGTAAGGTCAATTCTTTCAAAGAACGGCGTACTTCTTAAGAAGCACCTTTTAGAAGGTGTTAAGAAGGGTGCTTTCTCTGCTGAGGTTGCTGAAGAAAAGTTCAACGCATGGGTATCTGAAAAGGGTAACAAGGATGCTGCTGAACTAAACAAGCTAACTCAGTCTAAGAACGAAGCAAAGCGCGCTCGTCTTGCTGAAGAAGCAAAGCAAAAAGAAGCAAAAGCTGCTAAAATTGCAGAAAAACTTGCTGCTGCTAACGCTGCTGCTGCTGAGGCAGAAGCTCCAGAAGCAACAGAAGAAGCTGCTGAATCAACTGAAGCTTAA
- a CDS encoding AAA family ATPase, which produces MISSLLVKNYRCLQYLKVDRFSQVNLITGENNTGKSTLLEAITLYASQGDVEWIFKLLAERGEYYKTEAGADFTALNLKSLASMFYNRKVLVNNGNGAITITASEDGRDTVDTLHLKIVEMGEQNTVGLEIENCMQKLIMPLFIDHPSRFYSHIKPAMPYRLVRTNSFFKSSEQLWDSIILTEKEDLTVEALQIVDPNIERLAFIEIDASGFRKPVVRVRGREGIIPLSGMGDGINRVLSIVLALVNCSNGVLLIDEFENGLHHSVQHKLWEVIFKMATKLNIQVFATTHSNDCIITFEELLNDDVHINDGKLVRLDNRDGRIIQVEFDPEEMKIATEQRINLR; this is translated from the coding sequence ATGATTTCATCGTTGTTGGTAAAGAATTACCGCTGCTTACAATACCTGAAGGTGGATCGGTTCTCGCAGGTAAACCTCATTACGGGCGAAAACAATACCGGGAAGTCGACCTTGCTAGAGGCAATTACGCTTTACGCCTCGCAGGGCGATGTGGAGTGGATTTTTAAGCTGCTTGCAGAACGGGGCGAGTACTACAAAACCGAAGCGGGGGCTGATTTTACGGCGCTCAACCTCAAATCGCTGGCCTCCATGTTCTATAACCGAAAGGTTTTGGTAAATAATGGGAATGGGGCCATCACCATCACCGCATCAGAAGATGGGCGTGACACTGTTGATACTCTGCACCTGAAAATAGTGGAGATGGGCGAGCAAAACACAGTGGGACTCGAGATTGAGAATTGCATGCAGAAGCTCATTATGCCGCTTTTTATCGACCATCCCTCTCGCTTTTACAGCCATATAAAGCCCGCCATGCCTTACCGTCTGGTGCGCACCAATAGCTTCTTCAAATCAAGCGAGCAGCTTTGGGATAGCATTATTCTTACCGAAAAGGAGGATTTAACGGTGGAGGCGCTGCAAATTGTCGATCCGAACATCGAGCGATTGGCGTTTATTGAAATTGACGCATCGGGCTTTCGGAAGCCGGTGGTTCGGGTTCGTGGGCGCGAGGGCATCATTCCCCTATCAGGGATGGGTGATGGCATCAACCGTGTTCTTTCGATCGTTTTGGCCCTGGTAAACTGCTCCAATGGGGTGTTGCTTATCGACGAGTTCGAGAATGGGCTGCACCATTCCGTGCAGCATAAACTTTGGGAGGTGATCTTCAAGATGGCCACTAAGCTAAACATACAGGTGTTTGCCACTACGCATAGCAACGACTGTATCATCACCTTCGAGGAACTGCTTAACGACGACGTGCACATCAACGACGGAAAACTGGTGCGGCTCGACAACCGAGATGGGCGAATTATACAGGTGGAGTTTGATCCCGAGGAAATGAAGATTGCCACTGAACAGCGCATTAATTTACGATAG
- the dnaE gene encoding DNA polymerase III subunit alpha, whose translation MAEFTHLHVHTQYSILDGASSIAGLLKTAAKKGMNSIAITDHGNMFGVKLFHKKAKELGVKPILGVEAYVAKNSRFDKSDKDDRSGDHLILLAKNYKGYQNLMKIVSYSWTEGFYYKPRIDKELLEKYNEGVIACSACLGGELPQALMNEGYEAGLKVANWFKNIFGEDYYMELQLHQAGDPRLDKEVFENQKRVNEDIVKISKETGIKYIASNDVHFINAKDADAHDLLICLNTGKDIDDPTRMRYTKQEYLKSPEEMSTLFKNYPEAIETTQEIANKIEAYELNQKPFMPVFPLPEGFDDEMKYLRHVTYQGSLERWGENFTGEIKERVDFELDTMEKMGFPSYFLIVWDFIRAAREMGVSVGPGRGSAAGSAVAYALKITNIDPVKYDLLFERFLNPDRISMPDIDIDFDEDGREEVLKWVVKKYGDKRVAHIITFGTMAAKMAIKDVARVQKLPLPEADRLAKLVPEKPGTTLAKAFAEVPELNQERTSPNELVAKTLGFAETLEGSVRQTGIHACGIIIARDDLENYIPVSTHKDASLLVTQYDGKHVEDVGLLKMDFLGLKTLSIIKDALEYIEGSKGVVLDIEKIPLDDVETYELYARGDTTALFQFESPGMKKYLRALKPNRFEDLIAMNALYRPGPLEYIPDFIDRKHGRKKIEYDIAEMEEYLKDTYGITVYQEQVMLLSQSLAGFTKGQADTLRKAMGKKMKDVMDKLKADFIKGATERGHDAKILEKVWSDWEAFAQYAFNKSHSTCYAYVSYQTAYLKAHYPSEFMAAVLSRNLSDIKKITTFMDECRRMGIDVLGPDVNESNYKFAVNKKGQVRFGLGAVKGLGEGAVNAIIEERRKNGPYKDIYDLVERVNLSAMNRKNLETLVLAGGLDSLSDLPRSSYFATDAKDVTFVENLIRYGNRLQSEKNSAMNSLFGAMASAEIIQRPEPAPSREWSNLERLNKEREVVGIYLSSHPLDDYKIEIDNFTNSTLADFQDLAAINGKEFSVAGMVTTAKNLMTKTGKPYGMITVEDYTESYTFTLFGRDYEQFRTFFYEGYSLLIRGTVGPHPFRPGEFETKLRILRQLHNVRDEMVKGIQITLPIFSITEEIATEIKNYAETSKGNVALKVKIVDPADKISVEMHSRTYRVGLNNEFISYLQHNNINFRLID comes from the coding sequence ATGGCAGAATTTACGCATCTACACGTACACACCCAGTACTCCATTCTTGATGGAGCCTCTAGCATTGCAGGGCTTCTTAAAACGGCCGCAAAAAAAGGAATGAATTCCATTGCCATTACTGACCATGGGAACATGTTTGGCGTGAAACTTTTCCACAAAAAAGCAAAAGAGCTTGGTGTAAAACCAATACTTGGCGTTGAGGCCTACGTAGCTAAGAATAGCCGATTCGATAAAAGTGACAAAGACGACCGAAGCGGAGACCACCTCATCCTTTTAGCCAAAAACTACAAGGGATATCAAAACCTGATGAAGATAGTATCCTACTCATGGACCGAAGGATTTTACTACAAGCCTCGTATAGACAAAGAGCTGCTTGAAAAATATAATGAAGGCGTTATTGCCTGCTCAGCCTGCTTAGGGGGAGAACTTCCTCAAGCCTTAATGAACGAGGGATACGAAGCAGGCCTTAAGGTAGCCAACTGGTTCAAAAATATTTTCGGGGAGGATTACTACATGGAGCTTCAGCTGCATCAAGCAGGTGATCCTCGACTAGATAAAGAGGTATTTGAGAACCAGAAGAGAGTAAACGAGGATATCGTAAAAATATCAAAAGAAACAGGCATCAAGTATATCGCCTCCAACGACGTCCATTTTATAAACGCAAAGGATGCCGATGCGCACGACCTGCTGATATGCCTGAATACGGGTAAGGACATTGATGACCCAACTCGAATGCGCTACACCAAGCAAGAGTATCTAAAGTCGCCCGAAGAGATGTCTACCCTCTTTAAGAATTATCCCGAAGCAATTGAAACGACGCAAGAAATTGCAAATAAGATAGAGGCATACGAGCTAAATCAAAAGCCATTCATGCCCGTTTTCCCTCTTCCTGAAGGATTTGACGACGAAATGAAGTACCTCCGACATGTAACCTACCAAGGATCGCTAGAGCGTTGGGGCGAAAATTTTACAGGAGAAATAAAGGAGCGTGTCGACTTTGAACTTGACACCATGGAGAAGATGGGATTCCCCTCCTACTTCCTCATTGTATGGGACTTTATCCGTGCAGCTCGAGAAATGGGGGTTTCGGTAGGGCCAGGTCGTGGTTCGGCTGCAGGATCGGCTGTAGCCTACGCTTTAAAGATTACCAACATCGACCCCGTTAAATACGACCTACTGTTTGAGCGTTTTCTTAACCCAGACCGTATCTCAATGCCCGATATTGATATAGACTTCGATGAAGACGGCCGGGAAGAGGTGCTAAAATGGGTTGTTAAGAAATATGGAGATAAACGCGTAGCGCACATCATAACTTTTGGAACAATGGCTGCTAAAATGGCCATCAAGGACGTAGCACGTGTACAGAAACTCCCCCTTCCTGAAGCCGACAGGCTCGCAAAGCTAGTACCCGAAAAACCTGGAACAACTCTTGCAAAAGCTTTTGCAGAGGTTCCAGAGCTCAACCAAGAGCGCACATCTCCCAATGAGTTAGTCGCCAAAACCCTTGGATTTGCCGAAACGCTCGAAGGTTCTGTTCGCCAAACTGGTATCCACGCCTGCGGTATTATCATTGCCCGCGACGACTTGGAGAATTACATTCCGGTAAGTACCCACAAGGATGCCAGCCTTTTGGTTACCCAGTACGACGGGAAGCACGTAGAAGATGTCGGCCTACTAAAAATGGACTTCCTTGGACTCAAAACGCTCTCCATCATTAAGGATGCCCTAGAGTACATTGAAGGAAGTAAGGGTGTTGTGCTAGATATCGAAAAAATTCCACTAGACGACGTAGAAACTTACGAGCTCTACGCTCGAGGCGACACTACCGCGCTATTCCAATTCGAGTCGCCCGGTATGAAAAAGTACCTCCGTGCCCTTAAACCCAACCGCTTTGAGGACTTGATTGCGATGAACGCTCTCTACCGTCCAGGACCTTTGGAGTACATACCCGATTTTATCGACCGTAAACACGGCCGTAAGAAGATTGAGTACGATATTGCCGAGATGGAGGAGTACCTGAAGGACACCTACGGTATCACAGTGTACCAAGAGCAGGTGATGTTGCTCTCGCAGAGTTTGGCTGGTTTTACCAAAGGTCAGGCCGATACGCTGCGTAAGGCAATGGGGAAAAAAATGAAGGACGTTATGGACAAGCTAAAAGCCGACTTCATCAAAGGGGCAACCGAGCGCGGCCATGACGCCAAAATTTTGGAGAAAGTTTGGAGCGACTGGGAAGCTTTTGCGCAGTACGCCTTTAACAAGTCGCACTCCACCTGCTACGCCTACGTTTCGTACCAAACTGCCTACCTCAAGGCGCATTATCCCTCAGAGTTTATGGCTGCTGTGCTCAGCCGTAACCTGTCGGACATAAAGAAAATTACCACCTTTATGGACGAATGCCGCCGCATGGGAATTGACGTACTTGGTCCAGATGTGAACGAAAGTAACTACAAGTTTGCCGTAAATAAAAAGGGACAAGTACGCTTTGGACTAGGCGCCGTAAAGGGTCTTGGAGAAGGAGCTGTAAACGCCATCATAGAGGAAAGACGAAAGAATGGACCATACAAGGATATTTACGACCTGGTAGAGCGCGTAAACCTTAGCGCGATGAACCGCAAAAACCTAGAAACTCTAGTTCTGGCTGGAGGATTAGATAGTCTCAGCGACCTTCCCCGTTCGTCGTACTTTGCCACCGACGCCAAGGACGTAACCTTTGTCGAAAACCTAATACGCTACGGAAACCGCCTACAAAGCGAGAAAAATAGCGCCATGAACAGCCTATTTGGCGCTATGGCCTCGGCAGAAATCATACAACGTCCCGAACCAGCCCCCTCTCGCGAATGGAGCAACCTCGAGAGGCTCAACAAGGAGCGCGAAGTGGTGGGCATCTACCTTTCCTCGCACCCGCTAGACGATTACAAAATAGAGATCGATAACTTTACCAATAGCACCCTAGCCGACTTCCAAGACCTTGCGGCCATCAACGGGAAAGAGTTTTCGGTAGCAGGAATGGTAACTACTGCCAAAAATCTGATGACAAAAACCGGCAAGCCTTACGGGATGATTACGGTAGAAGATTACACCGAAAGCTACACATTCACCCTTTTTGGACGCGACTACGAGCAGTTCCGAACCTTCTTCTACGAAGGCTACTCACTGCTGATACGCGGCACCGTAGGCCCTCACCCATTTAGGCCAGGCGAGTTCGAAACAAAACTCCGCATACTTCGGCAGCTGCACAACGTGCGCGACGAAATGGTGAAGGGAATTCAGATCACCTTGCCCATCTTCAGCATCACTGAGGAGATCGCGACCGAGATTAAAAACTATGCCGAAACAAGTAAAGGGAACGTTGCCCTAAAGGTGAAAATAGTCGATCCCGCAGATAAAATATCGGTAGAGATGCACTCGCGAACCTACCGGGTAGGACTAAATAACGAATTTATCAGCTACCTTCAGCATAACAACATCAACTTTAGACTGATTGACTAA
- the trxA gene encoding thioredoxin, which yields MALEINEANFDELVSKADKPVVLDFWAEWCGPCRMLTPLIEEMHTEYEGKAIIGKVNVDENPSISSKFGIRNIPTILYIVNGEIKDKQVGAVPKAKLVEKLNALL from the coding sequence ATGGCACTAGAAATTAACGAAGCCAACTTCGACGAACTAGTAAGCAAGGCAGACAAGCCTGTAGTATTGGACTTTTGGGCAGAATGGTGTGGACCATGCCGCATGCTTACACCTCTTATTGAGGAGATGCATACCGAGTACGAAGGAAAAGCCATTATCGGCAAGGTTAACGTTGACGAAAACCCTAGCATCTCTAGCAAGTTTGGTATTCGCAACATCCCAACCATTCTTTACATCGTAAATGGCGAGATTAAGGATAAGCAGGTTGGCGCTGTACCTAAAGCCAAGTTGGTAGAAAAGTTGAATGCTTTGCTATAG
- the rimM gene encoding ribosome maturation factor RimM (Essential for efficient processing of 16S rRNA) produces MQKNLLLLTLLLLRQKLQKQQKKLLNQLKLNLKAMLSGKISVAEVVKTFGVNGELVLKLYSSFPEEIDLEEPVFIDMDGIPVPFFFKSFRFNGKSKAIVVFDDFETETLAEELLGKAVFYNEEDLDSEEAEPSPADFIGFKVLTHAEPPLMLGTIEDYYDSPNNPLFQVLTADDKEILLPVNEEFIVAIDDEGEAIFVDLPEGFLDVFDL; encoded by the coding sequence TTGCAGAAAAACTTGCTGCTGCTAACGCTGCTGCTGCTGAGGCAGAAGCTCCAGAAGCAACAGAAGAAGCTGCTGAATCAACTGAAGCTTAATCTTAAGGCTATGCTTTCAGGAAAGATTAGTGTTGCCGAAGTTGTTAAGACCTTTGGTGTAAACGGAGAATTAGTTTTAAAGCTCTATAGCAGCTTTCCTGAAGAAATTGACTTGGAGGAACCGGTATTCATCGATATGGATGGAATACCAGTTCCTTTCTTTTTTAAATCTTTTCGATTTAACGGGAAGAGCAAGGCGATTGTCGTTTTCGACGATTTTGAAACAGAAACTCTTGCTGAAGAGTTGTTGGGGAAGGCGGTATTTTATAATGAAGAAGATTTGGATTCAGAAGAAGCAGAACCATCTCCTGCTGATTTTATTGGATTTAAAGTTCTTACTCATGCCGAACCTCCACTGATGCTTGGTACCATTGAGGATTATTACGACAGCCCCAATAATCCATTATTCCAGGTTCTTACTGCCGATGATAAGGAGATTCTTCTTCCTGTGAATGAAGAGTTCATTGTCGCAATAGACGATGAGGGAGAGGCAATCTTTGTGGATCTTCCCGAAGGATTTCTTGATGTTTTTGATCTTTAG
- the ahcY gene encoding adenosylhomocysteinase, producing MFSYTIDEQLPYKVADITLADWGRKEIEIAEKEMPGLMAIRKKYEGKQPLKGARVMGSLHMTIQTAVLIETLVDLGADVRWCSCNIFSTQDHAAAAIAAAGVPVYAWKGESLEEYWWCTAQALSFPEGKGPNLIVDDGGDATLLIHKGYAAEDNAKILDYTPSSHEESVILDALRQILNDDHGKWHRTVAEWKGVSEETTTGVHRLYQMMEKGELLIPAINVNDSVTKSKFDNLYGCRESLADGIKRATDVMIAGKVVVVCGYGDVGKGCARSMRAYGARVIVTEIDPICALQAAMEGFEVKTVEVTLNEGNIYVTTTGNRDIITAEHMAGMKDQTIVCNIGHFDNEIQVDRLNTWTGIQKVNIKPQVDKYVYPDGHAIFLLAEGRLVNLGCATGHPSFVMSNSFTNQTLAQIELWEKDLKVDVYRLPKHLDEEVARLHLEQLGVKLTTLSPEQAAYIGVQPEGPYKPEHYRY from the coding sequence ATGTTTTCATATACGATCGACGAACAGCTCCCCTACAAAGTGGCCGACATCACCTTGGCCGATTGGGGGCGCAAAGAGATAGAAATTGCCGAAAAGGAGATGCCAGGACTAATGGCTATCCGCAAAAAATATGAGGGCAAGCAGCCCCTTAAGGGGGCCCGCGTTATGGGCTCGTTGCACATGACCATCCAAACCGCCGTGCTCATCGAAACACTGGTTGATCTAGGTGCCGACGTACGCTGGTGCAGCTGCAACATCTTCTCCACTCAAGATCACGCCGCCGCCGCCATTGCCGCCGCTGGCGTTCCTGTATACGCATGGAAGGGAGAGAGTCTTGAAGAGTACTGGTGGTGCACCGCTCAAGCGCTATCGTTCCCCGAAGGCAAAGGACCAAACTTAATTGTCGATGATGGAGGAGATGCGACCTTGCTTATCCATAAAGGATATGCGGCCGAAGATAACGCCAAAATACTAGACTACACCCCCAGTAGCCACGAGGAGAGCGTAATACTAGACGCCCTAAGGCAAATTCTTAACGACGACCATGGCAAGTGGCACCGCACCGTAGCCGAATGGAAGGGTGTTTCGGAGGAGACAACCACTGGTGTACACCGCCTTTACCAAATGATGGAAAAGGGCGAGCTGCTAATCCCCGCCATCAACGTAAACGACTCGGTTACGAAAAGTAAATTTGACAACCTCTACGGCTGCCGCGAATCACTAGCCGACGGCATCAAACGCGCTACAGACGTAATGATTGCTGGTAAGGTGGTAGTAGTCTGCGGATATGGCGATGTAGGCAAAGGTTGCGCCCGCTCGATGCGTGCCTACGGAGCTCGCGTTATCGTCACCGAGATAGACCCCATCTGCGCCCTACAGGCCGCCATGGAAGGTTTCGAGGTAAAAACCGTGGAGGTTACCCTAAACGAAGGAAACATCTACGTTACCACCACCGGCAACCGCGACATCATCACCGCGGAGCATATGGCTGGTATGAAGGATCAAACCATTGTGTGCAACATTGGCCACTTCGACAACGAAATCCAAGTAGACCGCCTAAACACTTGGACTGGCATTCAGAAAGTAAACATCAAGCCCCAGGTTGATAAATACGTGTACCCCGACGGCCACGCCATCTTCCTACTCGCAGAAGGGCGATTGGTTAACCTCGGCTGTGCAACAGGCCACCCATCATTTGTCATGAGTAACTCGTTTACCAACCAAACGCTTGCCCAAATAGAACTTTGGGAAAAAGACCTTAAGGTAGACGTATACCGCCTTCCTAAACACCTCGACGAGGAGGTAGCCCGCCTTCACCTCGAGCAGCTAGGTGTAAAACTAACCACCCTAAGCCCCGAGCAGGCAGCCTACATTGGCGTACAGCCCGAAGGCCCCTACAAACCCGAGCACTACAGATACTAG
- a CDS encoding head GIN domain-containing protein has translation MRKLFLSLLFLSSISIAALAQKGRVYVAADFTGISYSLPVNLQVVIGDKYEIKAVGSVEDIDLIVVEKSGNSLILKSKSGRHRFDSDTKIYVSLPKLSMISSAGSGRINVNDVVKGESLEVSLAGSGEIQLQAVDLGEISVSVAGSGNVKVEEHSKVNFGVYKIAGSGNISFSALQAKNVDVNIAGSGNVNAYASEKLTVKIVGSGNVTCTGSPKSVDKVKFGSGSVNIR, from the coding sequence ATGAGAAAATTATTTTTATCCCTACTTTTTCTGTCTTCTATTTCTATTGCTGCATTAGCCCAAAAAGGGAGAGTGTATGTGGCTGCCGATTTTACTGGAATATCCTACTCTTTGCCTGTAAACTTGCAGGTTGTAATAGGAGATAAGTATGAAATTAAGGCTGTTGGTTCTGTGGAAGATATAGACTTGATTGTTGTAGAAAAAAGTGGGAATTCGCTGATTTTAAAATCCAAATCTGGGCGTCATCGATTTGATTCTGATACTAAAATTTATGTTTCACTACCGAAACTTTCTATGATTTCATCTGCTGGTTCTGGTCGAATTAATGTGAATGATGTTGTAAAAGGCGAGTCTTTGGAGGTTAGCCTTGCAGGCTCTGGCGAGATTCAACTTCAAGCCGTTGATCTTGGTGAAATATCGGTTTCTGTGGCTGGTTCGGGAAATGTAAAGGTTGAGGAGCATTCTAAAGTAAACTTTGGTGTCTATAAAATTGCAGGATCAGGGAATATTTCTTTTTCGGCTTTGCAGGCTAAAAATGTTGACGTAAACATAGCAGGATCGGGTAATGTCAATGCTTATGCTAGTGAAAAACTAACGGTTAAAATAGTAGGCTCAGGGAATGTTACCTGTACGGGAAGTCCTAAAAGTGTTGACAAGGTGAAGTTTGGATCTGGAAGCGTGAATATACGATAA
- a CDS encoding ROK family protein, whose protein sequence is MNKSYILGADIGGSHITCAAIKIETATIEEGTYTEEKVNSKAEDAKEVLDAWAKAINDAASNVGSENVEGIGLAIPGPFDYANGIALYTGENDKFAALYQLDIRSAISERTGIPANRIFFANDAACFGMGENWAGAGKGSNRMIGITLGTGFGAVYMKDGKHVTEGSGVPNGGELWDYPYNGTIAEDFVSTRWFIKRYAELTGETVEGVYDVAKIHATSQASQQIFEEFANTLANILSPSIKEFEATTLVIGGSIAKSSHLFIGKVHDVLASRGLNVKVATAELFDQAAILGAAKLVLNSI, encoded by the coding sequence ATGAATAAGAGTTACATACTTGGAGCCGACATAGGAGGCTCACACATCACTTGTGCAGCAATAAAAATCGAGACAGCAACGATTGAAGAGGGAACCTACACCGAAGAGAAAGTAAACTCTAAGGCAGAAGACGCAAAGGAGGTCTTGGATGCATGGGCTAAAGCAATTAACGACGCAGCCTCTAACGTTGGATCCGAGAATGTGGAGGGAATTGGCCTTGCAATTCCTGGTCCTTTCGACTATGCCAACGGCATAGCCCTGTACACTGGCGAAAACGATAAGTTCGCAGCACTCTATCAGCTAGATATTAGGTCTGCCATCTCCGAAAGAACAGGGATTCCTGCCAACCGTATCTTTTTTGCAAACGACGCAGCTTGCTTTGGCATGGGAGAAAACTGGGCTGGCGCAGGCAAAGGGTCTAATCGAATGATTGGGATAACGCTTGGAACTGGCTTTGGAGCCGTTTACATGAAGGATGGAAAGCACGTTACTGAAGGTTCTGGTGTGCCAAATGGTGGAGAACTTTGGGATTACCCCTACAATGGAACTATTGCCGAAGATTTCGTTTCAACCAGATGGTTCATTAAAAGATACGCAGAACTAACTGGCGAAACCGTAGAAGGAGTATATGACGTAGCTAAAATCCACGCTACCAGCCAAGCCTCCCAGCAGATTTTTGAAGAATTTGCGAACACGCTTGCCAACATTCTATCCCCCTCTATCAAAGAGTTCGAAGCAACCACCCTGGTTATTGGAGGAAGTATTGCCAAATCGAGCCACCTTTTCATCGGTAAGGTGCACGACGTGTTAGCCAGCAGAGGGCTTAACGTTAAAGTGGCGACCGCAGAGCTATTCGACCAAGCAGCAATTCTTGGTGCCGCAAAGCTCGTTCTCAACTCGATATAG
- a CDS encoding DUF3226 domain-containing protein, producing MMDVKGKISQKLLVEGSDDLHVVLALCHKHGVPLSFEVVDNRGVTNLLKSLNVWLKTSSLQTLGMILDADELLSRRWNEVRERLARVGYEVPEHPQRGGVIIRQEGLPTVGVWLMPDNTSSGMLEDFLKYLIPKGDLLLPEAESTLSRLELEQINGYKPVHRAKSLLHTWLAWQDSPGMPIGIAITHSYLDTNARLGREFVEWLRELFV from the coding sequence ATGATGGATGTAAAAGGGAAGATATCGCAGAAGTTGCTGGTTGAGGGTAGCGATGATTTGCACGTGGTGCTGGCCCTGTGTCACAAGCATGGCGTACCGTTATCCTTCGAGGTGGTGGATAACCGCGGGGTAACCAACCTGCTTAAAAGCCTTAACGTGTGGCTAAAAACCTCGTCGTTGCAGACCTTGGGGATGATACTCGATGCCGACGAGCTGCTGAGCCGCCGTTGGAATGAGGTGCGCGAGCGGCTAGCCCGTGTGGGCTACGAAGTGCCAGAACACCCGCAGCGAGGCGGAGTGATTATTAGACAGGAGGGGCTGCCTACTGTTGGCGTATGGCTAATGCCCGACAATACCTCGTCGGGGATGCTTGAAGATTTTTTGAAGTATCTTATTCCAAAAGGCGATCTGCTGCTGCCCGAGGCCGAGAGCACTCTTAGCCGGTTGGAACTAGAGCAGATTAATGGCTACAAGCCGGTGCATCGAGCCAAATCGCTGCTACACACTTGGCTCGCGTGGCAGGATAGCCCTGGAATGCCCATTGGTATCGCCATAACCCATAGCTATCTCGATACTAATGCTAGACTTGGACGTGAGTTTGTAGAGTGGCTCCGAGAGTTGTTTGTGTAG